The genomic segment TTTACTATTTTAATTTCAAGCTGTTCTTTAAACATTTAACATGGTTTTCTTCTAAAGAATTGCTCCGTACTGAAATCATAATTTCTCACTGTCAtatttaacaattagatttttgATAAAATGCCTCTTTAGCTCTTATTGTTTAGTGTGTTTTGGACCAATGCAACAGTGATCTCAGAGACAGACTCAGTCACATTACACTGTCAGCCACCATCATCTGCTTCAATATGTTCAGGTTATTTTATACTGGGGAGCAAGAAACTATCACAGGTTTCTCACgtttacagacacagacaggaacTGAACTGCTGTTAGTGTCACATCAGAGGTCACCCTCTGAGGGCAAAGTGAGATGTTTTTACACTGTGCAGTATGCAGATGTGAATTCTCCCTCTTCACACAGTAACACAAACTTTGTCAGCATATGAAGTGACAGACTGCTCATCCTGTGATTGGATCAGTCATCATATAGTGTGATAGAGCCTCTCATGgcttttgcttttttcagttcaacaaaacatttttaagagttttttttatttcagtgtaaATCACACTGTCCTAAAATTACACACAGGATTATCGTGCTGATTAGTATGTTAATGTAAATTATTAAACATGATGACTGAGTGTTACAGTAGGACTTTTGTCAATTTCAACACAGTTTTATTGTTGCACTGTTGAAACATGAAGTGTTTGTGACTGATGCTTAATGACGGTACATTGATCTTCATGCAGGTCAGAAACCAGAGATGAGTGTTCAGCATTTTGATGGGGAATATGTTCTCATCATATGCTCTCTGCCTGGATCTGTGAAAAACGATACAAGATGTAATCTGTACTTTGGAGAAGCAAGTCGTGCAGTCCTAAATCAAACTGTGAAGAAGGAACGCAACAAAAAAGACCAGAGGTTCTGCCAGTTTTATGTCTCCGTTGCTGATTTTTTGAGACATCTACTTCTTGTTCAACAAAAGGATGCCAGCTGTGATTACAGTTTGGAAAGTGAACCCAACTCTTTGTCACCTCATAGTGATCGATACAACATGCAGGGTAAGTCAAAGAGAAATATAGCCTGTTTTAGTGTATATGATACTACTTttgaaattaataaaacattaattaattaaactgCTACTGAATGTTGAAGTTGACATAATTTTACAAAGTGTGCCTTAGTCACTGTATAATTATTCCCTCTTTTCTTGTAGTTAATCTGATTAATTTGACTGAATTTCTGTTAAGTTTATTGAATTTCAGCCTGTTTGTCCATTAAAATTCAAAATTAATAGAACTGGTGGTTATAAGACTGCAGCTGTGCCAGAAGATGTGAATAAAGTCACAGTTCAGCTATGGTTAAATTATGAGTAAGCCATTTTGTAAGACTTGTAAATATTAACAGTGTTGAGCATTGAGCCCAGCATGTGCTAGTGGTGAGCAAGGCTGCAGCTGAGGTTGACATGAAATTATTAATATTCTACTTGGTCACAACCCTCTGACCTCCTACACAGATCTCATCTGCTTTTAATATTCAACAATTGTTGTCATTTCCCAAGAAGTGATAGTTTACAAAGACATACAGTGGTGTAAAAAAGTGTTTGCTACCTTCCTGTTTTCCTATTTTTCAAACTCatttaaatattagaaaaagaaaacacaagtagtgaaaaaaagcagtttctaaatgaatgtgtttattattaaagactgctgtgtatttttgttaatttcctgttttctagGTGTTTTATGAAAACCACATCTCTGCAGTCACTTAGTGTTTCCTCTGGCTCTGAAAAAGATCCTGAATTTCAGGATTTCAATTAATGTTTGTAGTTCAGTTTAACAAACATGACAGTTCTGTCTGAGCAGAGAACCCAAACTGTCTGGAGGGGAAAAGGAGAAAACACAGTTAGCGACCTGTAGAAATGGAGCATAGAGTTACGAGAGACTGCACAAGGAATAAGTTAGAGAGCTTACTTGCCACACATTTACTAGAAGCTTGGGAGAGGTACTTCAGGCTGGAGATTGAAGTGGGGACAACGTGGACCCCAGGCAGCACAGGTGAGCAGGGAGGCTGAGTTCTAGAAGAGATGAAGTGAGGTAGCATGGAGAGTTAGGCAGGATAGCTCCAGACTGAGAATGGCTGGGCAGTGAGGGTCGCAAACTGTCAGGAAGCAGAAGAGACGACAATCCGTGAATGTTGTGCAAATCAAAGTAGTACattgttacggccctagcaggttctcctcctgaaggtgcctgtgtgggtgtgtcctaCAATCTCCTATCTGCCTGAGGTGCCACCTCTTTTCTTTTACACAGCTGACTCTCGTCAGTAATTAAAGGGATTTAAGCCCAGGCAATGGTGAGCTCTGGGCTTGAGTGCTGTGTGAGTGGTTACAACTAGTGAGCTGAGTGTTGGTGgtgtttgcagctagtgagctttgtttttgtggttttcagCTAGTGAGCTGCGTGACCgtgtttgcagctagtgagcggctctctttttgacttacttttattttgttgacCAAcacttgagttttgtttgttttctttaaatggtgatagcggcttgtccgtctcttttagttgagctactttaataaaactctttaatttaacCCTGATGCCTTCTTGTCTCCTTTTCTGACCcggacactttttgttacttcccccTCACCGCCTAGACCCCTCAGGGGAACGTAACATACATAGAAGCCGGTTCATGATTTACCACTTAAGGCCGAAACAACAATCCGTCACCTGAGAGCTGCCACGCTGCTCTTTAAATACCCGGCAGATGACTCCCAATGCTCCGCAGGCAAACACAAGAAAACCAACCAACAAAATCACCCATCAAAACATAGACATTAATTTATATACACAAacccatttgtttttttaattctagaTATTTTGGAGAAAGAATCACCAACAACCAAAGTGAACTCACCATGTACCATGACCACAGGTAAGACTATACATCTAAGTATCATACAGAACATTGTGAATGTTTTCTTTAGATTTAGAAAAAACCaactttttatgtatttatacagcactgAGTCTCAGCAATCCCAGTGCTTCCAATAATACCACTCCTGTAACCCCACTATCAGGTAACTAAATCACTGATGTGGTATGTGTGACagtaattaatcagaaatagaAAAGCTGGTTAATCTGAGCCCTACAATTAGTGTGACCTAAGAACATGGCATGAGTAGAGATGATAATGTGATTCTGTTATGAGTgcatgaaaaatgcaaaaacacaaaataagttttaaatgtttctgtttcactTCAGAAGTTCCAAATCTTCAAAACCCTAcctcacaaaagaaaaagaaaacatcaggTAAGTAAAAACAATTCAACCATTTTAAAGTGCATAATATTTTCCTTATTAATATTGTAATACTGTATGTTTTAACCACATTCTTTATATACAAtgatacagcagctgtgtgtacTTTGTGCATTGATGAAATTCTCAGCATGTTAACATATTAAGTTCATTCAGCTCCCAGTGTGTTCACTCTGAGTTAAGCATATCCATGATTAGAAAAAGAAAGTCATCATTAGTTGAACTCCACAACAAGGACACATCCTTGCAATGAGTATATAAAGCACCATGTCGCCATTTTAATTCTGATAGATCTGGAGAGGATTCATCATTAAATctgtttgaaaataaatacaaaactacTGTTTTTCATCCTCACTTCTATAGAGTATTTTGTGatttctgaaataaaaatgcttaatAAGATTGACAGAAAAGCACTGCTTTAATTTTCCAAAGTAAAACCATTAATAACTTGATAAATGAAAAATAGCAGCCTTCATTGAGAGATGTTGGCTCTTACAgccataacagaaatattttacttttttactgaTAATAATAAGAGATAAGCAACAGTAACTGTtttacatgtgaaaaaaaatacacagcagCTTTCAGTCTTTAATGAGTGTGAAGTTTAATCAGAAAGGAAAACATGTTATAAATAATACATGTTGGTCAGGTGGATATAAGATATTTTAGTATGATTTTTGATGGATGGGTCATTTTAAATAAGATGTACAGATGATGTGGTAATAAAGTCTTTTCCACAGTAAGATACAGCAAATGTTTCCTGTGCAAAGAAACTGCTCACTGTCCTCAGAGTCACAGTTAGAGAGAAGTAGACTAGATATTATTTTGAGCTGATAATAAATCCACAGTATCCACTGGCTCTGTCCTGTCTTTACCACTGAATGATAATAAAAGGTCTCATCTTAGAGACCTTTTATTAGTAGAATAACAATAATGCCATGATTCCAATACATTACCTTCTTGGATTAATAATTAACTCTGTCCATTTCCAAGCACCAGAGAAATACAAAGAcgagaacaataaatatttaacagacatataaaacattttcagtaaaGACTCAGAGTAAAGGTGGAGGTAAAAactaattttatattttatgacaGTTCCCCAAATACTCCAGTTTGAAACAAAGTGGGGGATTGACTGATTAACTTATTTTGCATTTAGGATGGAAATGCTGCAGTACTGTGACAGTAAATTTGTTTTTAGTCTCAAAATGTCTTCTTTTAAAATGACTGTGTGAAAGGAAAAAACTTGTCATGTTGATTTATTTGTCTTCTTTTATTCTGTTGTGAAAAGCAGCATCAAGAATAACCACCACAAAGTCAACATCTACCACAGGCAGGACAGAGTACATTTAAATATCAGTCCAGatcacttctttttttcacacCACTTCTTAAAATGAtcttaaatgtgttttgtggatTTATGCAGCAAAACCGCAGCAAGATTCTTCCCCCTCTACCACTGTGAACTCACCGTCTAAGTCAGGTAactgatgtgttttgtgtgacaATCGTTAATAGCACATTTAAATAAGCTGTTAGTGTCAGTCTTACAGTCAGCGCGACCTTTGCAGTCAAAACATGTGAAGATGTTTTGAAAGCAGAGGTCATGAGACAGGATCACAGGTAAGATTGTTATGTATGCATCAAAAATTCAAACATAAGCATAAACATTTGCTAAAATGAGCTTCAATGAAGCAACAGCTGAGCCATTAATTTagcaattttttttatcataaattTGTAACTTCCTGCAGGTAAAGAAAGAGCCTGTTCGTGCGAAAGCAGAGGAACTATGTAGAGTGAcaacagttttttctttttgtggctGAAATTACAAAATGTTTACTGAAGTAATTCTGTCCTCAGAGTTAGCATCAGTTTTCCAGTTAGACACAAAGTGAACCTGCTCACACAGTCAGGCACAGAAGTTACATTAACTTGAATTCTATGATAATTACGACTGTCTACTGTCTGGTCTCGATGTTATTTTGTTCCTCTGAGGTACGGGGATTTCTAAAACtgaaataacacagagaaaataaataaaccaacaCATTTTTATCAGAGCAAAGCCTACATGATTTCTCTTATCTGTATAACAAAAGTTGTAATCATTAAATTCTCTTAACTTAATCATTGCTCATGTGACTGCTGACCAAGAAAACTAAAAGTACTGTTTTGAGTGTGACACCAAAAATAACCACCAGAGGGACACAAAGACAAGAACTATTCAGCATCTCCAGACATTTACACTCATCTTCTGTCTGCACTAAATTTACAACAATACACAAAATATTAGAATTTGGAACAAAGCGGTGGATCGACTGAGTAACTAACAATACTGCTGGGAAAGAAATAGTTAGTGATTAATGCGATAATACATTTGATTATTAGTTCAAAATGACTTGATAACTCAATCACACAATCACTATAAAAAAGTCTTTAacatttttgtgcatttatgCAGCAGAATCAAGTCTCACGACAGCCAGGGCTTCCACTTCTACCAGTACTGTGGACTCACCATCAGGTAACTAAATTACTGAGGTTTTATGCATTGTAGCGTTATTTAATCAGAAattattgatttttctttattaaagcAATCCTCCTCAAAGCAAAGACATGGAGTTTTGGTGtaatatattgttttgttttttttgttttttttaaaatcaataaatacacttttattctaaacattGTAGAAGAAGTCTCAAGAAAGATAAACACAAAATCATCATTTACCTTGACCACAGGTATGACATACAATTCATgtgaatattaacactgatCATCACACATAGCTTCTTAAATCTTAGATCTTAAacattttttgtgcttttgcagcagAATCGAGTCTCAGCAGTTTCAGTGCTTCCACTTCTACCACTTCTGTCATCTCACCATCAGGTAATTAAATTACTGATGCATCATTTGTGACAATAGTTAATAATAAATCAGAGCAGACATTAATCTCCTTTTCAGTTAGAGATGAGATGTGTTTGTGGTTTCCTAAACAGGAACGGGGACACTGACTGTTGTGCTGGTCGTCGTTGGTTCTGGTGTAACTGTGGGTGCCATCTTATTGGTACTGGCACTTTTCAGATCTAAAAGAAGAACGGGTGAGATCTCAATCAGTTAATATGTGAAAGTGTGCAGATATCTATGAGAGTTAGAGTGTAATACTAACATTTCACACTGAGTGGATTAATACTGACTACAGTGTCTTCTTCTTACAAGCAGTTTTGTAGTCAGATTTGTTGTTAGAGGCTCTTCTGTGTCACAGACG from the Oreochromis aureus strain Israel breed Guangdong linkage group 5, ZZ_aureus, whole genome shotgun sequence genome contains:
- the LOC120440157 gene encoding cell wall protein DAN4-like isoform X2, which translates into the protein MILVYQSDVWTVVVFSFIMSGLLLFVIFVISSPEIQGQGQKPEMSVQHFDGEYVLIICSLPGSVKNDTRCNLYFGEASRAVLNQTVKKERNKKDQRFCQFYVSVADFLRHLLLVQQKDASCDYSLESEPNSLSPHSDRYNMQDILEKESPTTKVNSPCTMTTALSLSNPSASNNTTPVTPLSEVPNLQNPTSQKKKKTSASRITTTKSTSTTAKPQQDSSPSTTVNSPSKSAESSLTTARASTSTSTVDSPSEEVSRKINTKSSFTLTTAESSLSSFSASTSTTSVISPSGTGTLTVVLVVVGSGVTVGAILLVLALFRSKRRTEGYSLKRTRTNIQDDFVCMTNIDPGRMLPEGDDGAYSVITSIPGASCATGAEKLNKQERKEQDSDIYHPYATISEKPAAPVSQDMTYSMLQAH
- the LOC120440157 gene encoding cell wall protein DAN4-like isoform X3; translation: MILVYQSDVWTVVVFSFIMSGLLLFVIFVISSPEIQGQGQKPEMSVQHFDGEYVLIICSLPGSVKNDTRCNLYFGEASRAVLNQTVKKERNKKDQRFCQFYVSVADFLRHLLLVQQKDASCDYSLESEPNSLSPHSDRYNMQDILEKESPTTKVNSPCTMTTALSLSNPSASNNTTPVTPLSEVPNLQNPTSQKKKKTSAASRITTTKSTSTTAKPQQDSSPSTTVNSPSKSESSLTTARASTSTSTVDSPSEEVSRKINTKSSFTLTTAESSLSSFSASTSTTSVISPSGTGTLTVVLVVVGSGVTVGAILLVLALFRSKRRTEGYSLKRTRTNIQDDFVCMTNIDPGRMLPEGDDGAYSVITSIPGASCATGAEKLNKQERKEQDSDIYHPYATISEKPAAPVSQDMTYSMLQAH
- the LOC120440157 gene encoding cell wall protein DAN4-like isoform X4 → MILVYQSDVWTVVVFSFIMSGLLLFVIFVISSPEIQGQGQKPEMSVQHFDGEYVLIICSLPGSVKNDTRCNLYFGEASRAVLNQTVKKERNKKDQRFCQFYVSVADFLRHLLLVQQKDASCDYSLESEPNSLSPHSDRYNMQDILEKESPTTKVNSPCTMTTALSLSNPSASNNTTPVTPLSEVPNLQNPTSQKKKKTSAASRITTTKSTSTTAKPQQDSSPSTTVNSPSKSAESSLTTARASTSTSTVDSPSEEVSRKINTKSSFTLTTESSLSSFSASTSTTSVISPSGTGTLTVVLVVVGSGVTVGAILLVLALFRSKRRTEGYSLKRTRTNIQDDFVCMTNIDPGRMLPEGDDGAYSVITSIPGASCATGAEKLNKQERKEQDSDIYHPYATISEKPAAPVSQDMTYSMLQAH
- the LOC120440157 gene encoding cell wall protein DAN4-like isoform X1; this encodes MILVYQSDVWTVVVFSFIMSGLLLFVIFVISSPEIQGQGQKPEMSVQHFDGEYVLIICSLPGSVKNDTRCNLYFGEASRAVLNQTVKKERNKKDQRFCQFYVSVADFLRHLLLVQQKDASCDYSLESEPNSLSPHSDRYNMQDILEKESPTTKVNSPCTMTTALSLSNPSASNNTTPVTPLSEVPNLQNPTSQKKKKTSAASRITTTKSTSTTAKPQQDSSPSTTVNSPSKSAESSLTTARASTSTSTVDSPSEEVSRKINTKSSFTLTTAESSLSSFSASTSTTSVISPSGTGTLTVVLVVVGSGVTVGAILLVLALFRSKRRTEGYSLKRTRTNIQDDFVCMTNIDPGRMLPEGDDGAYSVITSIPGASCATGAEKLNKQERKEQDSDIYHPYATISEKPAAPVSQDMTYSMLQAH